Proteins from a genomic interval of Acinonyx jubatus isolate Ajub_Pintada_27869175 chromosome B4, VMU_Ajub_asm_v1.0, whole genome shotgun sequence:
- the AVPR1A gene encoding vasopressin V1a receptor yields MDSMRFSGGPNEGPADNSSQGWPLLPGGVNGSRAAEALGDGGSPQGDVRNEELAKLEIAVLAVTFVVAVLGNSSVLVALHRTPRKTSRMHLFIRHLSLADLAVAFFQVLPQMCWDITYRFRGPDGLCRVVKHLQVFGMFVSPYMLVVMTADRYIAVCHPLKTLQQPTRRSRLMIAAAWVLSFVLSTPQYFVFSMVEVNNVTKARDCWATFIQPWGPRAYVTWMTGGIFVAPVVILGTCYGFICYHIWRNVRGKTALLPGKGAEGASGALHKGLLLAPCISSVKTISRAKIRTVKMTFVIVTVYIVCWAPFFILQMWSVWDEKFVWIESENPAITITALLASLNSCCNPWIYMFFSGHLLQDCVHSFPCCQNMNQTFNKEDSDSMSRRQTSYTNNRSPTNSMGTWKDSPKSSKSIRFIPVST; encoded by the exons ATGGACAGCATGCGTTTCTCCGGAGGCCCCAACGAGGGGCCCGCGGACAACTCCAGCCAGGGGTGGCCCCTGTTACCCGGCGGTGTCAACGGCAGCCGGGCAGCGGAGGCGCTCGGGGACGGCGGCAGCCCCCAGGGGGACGTGCGCAACGAGGAGCTGGCCAAGCTGGAGATCGCCGTGCTGGCTGTGACTTTCGTGGTAGCCGTGCTAGGCAACAGCAGCGTGTTGGTGGCGCTGCACCGCACCCCTCGCAAGACGTCCCGCATGCACCTCTTCATCCGCCACCTCAGCCTGGCCGACCTGGCCGTCGCTTTCTTCCAGGTACTGCCGCAGATGTGCTGGGACATCACCTACCGTTTCCGCGGGCCTGACGGGCTGTGCCGCGTGGTGAAGCACCTGCAGGTGTTCGGCATGTTCGTGTCGCCCTACATGCTGGTGGTCATGACCGCCGACCGCTACATTGCGGTGTGCCACCCGCTGAAGACGCTGCAGCAACCGACGCGCCGCTCGCGCCTCATGATCGCTGCCGCCTGGGTGCTGAGCTTCGTGCTTAGCACGCCGCAGTACTTCGTCTTCTCCATGGTCGAGGTGAACAACGTCACCAAGGCCCGGGACTGCTGGGCCACCTTCATCCAGCCCTGGGGTCCCCGCGCCTATGTAACCTGGATGACGGGTGGCATCTTCGTGGCGCCCGTGGTCATCCTGGGTACCTGCTATGGCTTCATCTGCTACCACATCTGGCGCAACGTCCGCGGAAAGACGGCTTTGCTTCCCGGAAAGGGCGCCGAGGGCGCGAGTGGCGCTTTGCATAAGGGGCTCCTGCTCGCGCCGTGTATCAGCAGCGTGAAGACCATTTCCCGCGCCAAGATTCGCACGGTGAAGATGACTTTTGTGATCGTGACCGTTTACATCGTTTGCTGGGCGCCCTTCTTCATCCTTCAGATGTGGTCTGTCTGGGATGAGAAGTTTGTTTGGATCG AATCAGAAAACCCGGCCATCACCATCACTGCATTACTGGCTTCCTTGAATAGTTGCTGTAATCCCTGGATATACATGTTTTTTAGCGGCCATCTCCTGCAAGACTGTGTCCACAGCTTCCCATGCTGCCAGAACATGAATCAAACGTTCAACAAAGAAGATTCTGACAGTATGAGCAGAAGACAGACTTCTTACACTAACAACCGGAGCCCCACAAACAGTATGGGTACATGGAAGGACTCGCCTAAATCGTCCAAGTCCATCAGATTCATTCCTGTTTCAACCTGA